One window of the Trifolium pratense cultivar HEN17-A07 linkage group LG2, ARS_RC_1.1, whole genome shotgun sequence genome contains the following:
- the LOC123910332 gene encoding zinc-finger homeodomain protein 6-like has product METNMSTTTLGYNKNSSSSSPPQQVHTLIFNNQTQISHNNLHPTITDPDLTVTTTIPPPPPPPPEPPQQQQQEQTKTCYRECLRNHAASMGSHVVDGCGEFMPSGEEGSPQSFVCAACNCHRNFHRKHFQQLHQQHQQQTQNVQNVENVHNVHNFHTPSSSSQRFSHANSQQAIIVPPLMMNFGSGAAESSSEDLNISGGEFSIQNQQKKPALKKRIRTKFSQEQKDKMMEFGEKIGWKIQKHDEHEVQQFCSQVGIKRQVFKVWMHNNKQAMKKQQQQQQQM; this is encoded by the coding sequence ATGGAAACAAACATGTCAACAACAACTTTAGGTTACAATaaaaattcttcttcttcttcaccaccTCAACAAGTTCACACATTAATCTTCAATAATCAAACTCAAATTTCACATAATAATCTTCATCCAACAATCACAGATCCAGATCTAACCGTTACAACAACaataccaccaccaccaccaccaccaccagaaccaccacaacaacaacagcagGAACAAACAAAAACATGTTACCGTGAATGTCTGAGAAACCATGCTGCAAGCATGGGAAGCCACGTGGTAGATGGATGTGGAGAATTCATGCCAAGTGGTGAAGAAGGTTCACCACAATCCTTCGTATGCGCCGCTTGTAACTGTCACCGGAATTTCCATCGAAAACATTTTCAACAACTtcatcaacaacatcaacaacaaacacaaaatgTTCAAAATGTTGAAAATGTTCATAATGTTCATAATTTTCATAcaccttcatcatcatcacaaagaTTTTCACATGCTAATTCACAACAAGCAATTATTGTTCCACCTTTGATGATGAATTTTGGATCAGGAGCAGCAGAATCATCAAGTGAAGATCTAAATATCTCAGGTGGAGAATTTTCAATTCAGAATCAGCAGAAGAAACCGGCGTTGAAGAAGCGGATAAGGACGAAATTCTCGCAGGAACAAAAGGATAAGATGATGGAGTTTGGTGAAAAAATTGGATGGAAGATTCAGAAACATGATGAACATGAAGTTCAACAGTTTTGTTCACAAGTTGGTATTAAGAGACAAGTTTTTAAAGTTTGGATGCATAATAACAAACAAGCTATgaagaaacaacaacaacaacaacaacaaatgtAA
- the LOC123910333 gene encoding uncharacterized protein LOC123910333: protein MAKTKLLLLVLFLAVCLGMCRSWIEDVAEEEQTNSEAVQNADSVSDLARQQFSQSLGLGNDDASQNINYKAQDAASRVADTIKSAASEASDYASQKAAYASQTAADTKEAISGAMTYGKEKTSEAYNGIGRDEIIRMPTDKVHDTYEDAKQKLSTASDKASNIAQNAKDNIGDAVEYAREGAANVYDQGKQKLSTASDVASEKFYDAKDTMENEKDKARNAYAEFVQKISDLASSNDNGYDEAKEKIKIDSRKMYNEAKEGMNDMVGSKGNDAKSKIGCGGHKSDETFERLKREVHEAYMTARKSMDEEAKANYEATKEKASEATGNLGAKMRNTP from the exons ATGGCGAAAACAAAActgttgttgttggtgttgtTTCTGGCTGTGTGTTTGGGAATGTGCAGATCATGGATTGAAGATGTTGCTGAAGAAGAACAGACCAATTCCGAAGCTGTCCAAAACGCAGATTCTGTGTCTGATTTGGCTCGTCAACAATTCTCCCA AAGTTTGGGGTTGGGAAATGATGATGCTTCtcaaaacataaattataaagcTCAAGATGCTGCTTCAAGGGTCGCAGACACAATCAAATCTGCAGCATCGG AAGCTTCTGATTATGCTTCCCAAAAAGCCGCATATGCTTCCCAAACGGCTGCAGATACTAAGGAAGCAATTTCAGGAGCCATGACATATGGAAAGGAAAAAACATCAGAGGCTTATAATGGAATTGGACGTGACGAAATCATCAGAATGCCAACAGATAAAGTACACGATACCTATGAAGATGCTAAACAAAAACTAAGTACTGCTTCAGATAAGGCTTCAAATATTGCTCAAAATGCCAAAGATAACATTGGTGATGCCGTGGAATATGCAAGGGAAGGAGCAGCCAATGTTTATGACCAAGGGAAGCAGAAATTAAGCACGGCTTCAGACGTGGCATCAGAAAAATTCTACGATGCTAAGGACACAATGGAAAATGAAAAGGACAAAGCGAGGAATGCTTATGCTGAATTTGTGCAGAAAATAAGTGATTTAGCTTCAagtaatgataatggttatgaTGAAGCAAAGGAGAAGATCAAGATAGATTCACGAAAAATGTATAATGAAGCAAAGGAGGGAATGAATGATATGGTTGGAAGTAAGGGCAATGATGCGAAAAGTAAGATAGGATGTGGAGGACACAAATCGGACGAAACTTTTGAACGGCTCAAACGTGAGGTGCATGAAGCTTATATGACAGCAAGGAAGTCCATGGATGAAGAGGCTAAGGCTAATTATGAGGCTACTAAGGAGAAGGCTTCAGAAGCTACAGGGAATCTTGGAGCTAAGATGAGGAATACCCCATAA
- the LOC123910334 gene encoding ATPase family AAA domain-containing protein 3C translates to MSTAKLTSCAAIAAAAAASMSTRSDRAYSESYFRFPFFSSSPSNSSSPTDQSSDNKSESPPSEESNNSGFDPQSFERAANASREIKNSPHFKKVKELLYKQEQTRLAEIDAEKIHYELIQIQGDIDRVRNMYEEQRNLIQEQNQRQAQVLRLEDEHARKRLQTDHENQRRHNAELVQMQEKSSERKEQARQATEEQIQSQKRQTERERAEIERETIRVKKMAEAEANVLEAKLTADHNSRMLIDRMHGERDKWLAAIDATFSHIEGGLRVLLTDRDKLLMAVGGATALAAGVYTTREGAKVSWGYINRILGQPSLIRESSMAKFPGSRFLSQAKNKVLNYSTLAKAEKPVGSQNGLGNVILHPSLQRRIAHLARATSNTKAHQAPFRNMLFYGPPGTGKTMVAREIARKSGLDYAMMTGGDVAPLGPQAVTKIHEIFDWAKKSKRGLLLFIDEADAFLCERNSIHMSEAQRSALNALLFRTGDQSRDIVLVLATNRPGDLDSAITDRIDEVIEFPVPGEEERLKLLNLYLNKYLRDESNNSKGGLFLKKQPQKITIKDISEDVLKEAAKKTEGFSGREIAKLMASVQAAVYGRPDCSLDSKLFKEIVDYKVVEHHQRLKLAAEGGLPA, encoded by the exons ATGTCCACCGCTAAATTAACCTCATGCGCCGCCATAGCAGCCGCCGCAGCGGCTTCAATGTCCACTCGCTCCGATCGTGCTTATTCCGAATCTTACTTTCGTTTcccttttttctcttcttcaccTTCCAATTCATCTTCTCCGACGGACCAATCATCTGACAACAAGTCGGAGTCTCCACCTTCTGAAGAATCTAACAACTCCGGTTTTGATCCTCAATCGTTTGAAAGAGCTGCTAATGCTTCCCGTGAAATCAAAAATTCTCCTCATTTCAAAAAG GTGAAGGAATTACTGTATAAACAGGAACAAACTCGGCTTGCCGAGATAGATGCTGAAAAAATTCATTATGAACTTATTCAGATTCAAGGAGATATT GACAGGGTGCGTAACATGTACGAAGAACAACGGAATCTAATACAAGAGCAGAACCAGAGGCAGGCTCAGGTGTTACGATTGGAAGATGAACATGCAAGGAAAAGATTGCAG ACAGATCACGAAAACCAAAGGCGACATAATGCTGAGTTGGTCCAGATGCAAGAGAAATCTTCTGAAAGAAAGGAGCAGGCAAGACAGGCTACTGAAGAACAGATTCAATCTCAGAAGCGTCAGACTGAAAGAGAGAGAGCTGAAATAGAAAGAGAAACCATTAGAGTTAAGAAAATGGCAGAGGCTGAAGCCAATGTCCTTGAGGCAAAATTGACTGCGGATCATAACAGCAGAATGCTTATAGATCGGATGCATGGGGAAAGGGATAAATGGCTTGCTGCAATTGACGCTACTTTTAGTCATATTGAAG GTGGTCTAAGGGTCTTATTGACCGATAGGGACAAATTGCTTATGGCTGTTGGAGGAGCTACTGCATTAGCTGCAGGAGTATATACAACAAG AGAAGGTGCAAAAGTTTCATGGGGCTATATTAATCGGATTTTGGGGCAGCCATCATTGATCCGGGAATCATCCATGGCAAAGTTTCCAGGATCAAGGTTTCTGTCTCAAGccaaaaataaagttttaaatTATAGTACCTTGGCTAAGGCAGAAAAGCCTGTTGGGAGTCAAAATGGACTTGGAAATGTAATCCTGCATCCATCATTGCAGAGAAGAATAGCGCATCTAGCACGGGCAACATCAAATACCAAGGCCCATCAGGCACCATTTCGTAACATGCTTTTTTATGGGCCTCCTGGGACTGGCAAAACCATGGTTGCAAGGGAAATAGCTAGAAAATCG gGTTTGGATTATGCAATGATGACCGGAGGAGATGTTGCGCCTCTGGGCCCACAAGCTGTTACCAAAATTCATGAGATATTCGATTGGGCCAAGAAATCTAAAAGAGGCCTATTGCTTTTTATTGATGAGGCAGATGCTTTCCTTTGCGA GCGGAACAGCATACACATGAGTGAAGCCCAACGAAGCGCCCTAAATGCACTGCTTTTCAGAACTGGTGATCAGTCTAGAGACATAGTACTTGTGCTTGCCACAAACAGACCAGGAGATCTAGATAGTGCAATTACTGATCGGATTGACGAAGTGATTGAATTCCCAGTCCCAGGAGAGGAGGAACGTCTTAAGTTATTGAACCTCTATTTGAACAAGTATCTACGTGATGAAAGTAATAATTCCAAGGGGGGCTTATTTCTTAAGAAGCAACCCCAGAAGATTACCATAAAAGATATATCCGAAGATGTGCTGAAAGAGGCTGCAAAGAAAACAGAGGGGTTTTCTGGCCGTGAGATAGCCAAACTCATGGCCAGCGTTCAAGCGGCTGTCTATGGGCGCCCTGACTGCTCCTTGGATTCTAAGTTGTTTAAAGAAATTGTAGATTACAAGGTGGTGGAACATCATCAGAGATTAAAACTGGCAGCTGAAGGCGGCCTCCCTGCATGA